The nucleotide window GATTGCTCATTTTAACCGTTATACATCCACAGTCACAGTAAATTTTCTCACAGTTTTACTATTTCATATAATAATGATATACTTCTTATATGAAATATAAATATGATAGTAACAAAAGCTTATCAAATAAGCAAAAGCATGGAATTGATTTTGAAGATGCTAAACTTCTATGGAATGATGATAGGATGGTTGAAATTTTAACATCTTATGAAGATGAAGAAAGATTTATTAACATTGGCAAAATTAACTCCAAGTTTTATACTGTTGTTTCAACAAT belongs to Sulfurimonas hongkongensis and includes:
- a CDS encoding BrnT family toxin gives rise to the protein MKYKYDSNKSLSNKQKHGIDFEDAKLLWNDDRMVEILTSYEDEERFINIGKINSKFYTVVSTIREDKIRIISARRARKKEIEIYES